Proteins from one Besnoitia besnoiti strain Bb-Ger1 chromosome XIII, whole genome shotgun sequence genomic window:
- a CDS encoding hypothetical protein (encoded by transcript BESB_030520), whose amino-acid sequence MVATPAPSCPSGGASCKVSQGVLGFFCKGFSMMSYRNVSPRTALCVIKAGTFCRTMWPLIPPLMLYQYIRQTDDEMRSVEFLQSQSRSTNALSFFDTRKANSTGHWRLQQDLAVIDREVNSAQPVQAAAVEGAKEAAKTKNGK is encoded by the exons ATGGTCGccacgcccgcgccgagctGCCCCTCCGGGGGAGCAAGCTGCAAAGTTTCTCAGGGGGTTCTGGGCTTCTTCTGCAAAGGCTTCAGCATGATGAGCTACCGCAATGTCTCGCCCCGGACTGCGCTGTGTGTGATCAAGGCTGGAACCTTCTGCCGGACAATGTGGCCGTTGATTCCCCCTCTCATGCTGTACCAATACATCCGACAG aCGGACGACGAAATGCGATCGGTCGAGTTTCTCCAGAGCCAGAGCAGAAGCACAAACGCGCTTTCTTTCTTCGATACTCGCAAGGCGAACAGCACGGGACactggcgtctgcagcaggatCTCGCGGTAATTGACCGCGAGGTCAACTCGGCGCAGCCCGTGCAGGCAGCTGCTGTCGAAGGTGCGAAAGAGGCCGCAAAGACCAAAAACGGAAAGTGA